The DNA segment ACATCATTCATCAAGGTACAGATCCCCTCTCTTGCACCTAGTCCTTTTCCAACAGAACCAGAGATTGTGCCACCCCCGCGTCCAaaaggaaacaattttgcaGCAATAGCAGCAGGATCTGGTGCTGGGGCTTTTTTGTTAGtctgttttctaatttttatactGTCAATGAAATTGCGGAAGAgtaaggaggaggaggaggagggtgGGGATGCTTATACCAATCAAGTTCAAGTTCCGGGAATGCCTGTGAGATTTTCATATGAAGATCTAAGGAGAGCAACCGAGGAATTCAAGGAGAGACTTGGCCGCGGGGGATTCGGGTCTGTCTTCAAAGGAATGCTACCAGACGGCACTAAGATTGCAGTCAAGAGGCTCGACAAAATGGGGCCAGGGATGAGGGAGTTCTTAGCGGAAGTTGAGACCATTGGAAGCATACACCATTTCAATCTTGTGAGACTGATTGGATTCTGTGCAGAGAAATCTAAGAGGCTTTTGGTTTATGAATACATGAGTAATGGCTCTTTGGATAACTGGATTTTCTATGGAAGCCAGGGGCCTTGTCTTGATTGGCAAACCAGAAAGAAGATTATACTAGACATAGCCAAAGGGTTGGCTTATCTTCATGAAGATTGCCGGCAAACAATAGTACATCTGGACATAAAGCCGCAGAACATTCTCCTGGATGAAAATTTCAATGCCAAAGTTTCTGATTTCGGGTTATCTAAGCTAATAGACAAAGATGAGAGCCAAGTGCTTATCACAATGAGAGGAACTCCTGGGTATCTTGCTCCAGAATGGCGGGAATCCAGAATCACAGTAAAAGTCGATATTTATAGCTTTGGAATTGTTCTTCTTGAGATAGTAACTGGAAGGAGAAATTTTGATCGGACACGAGCAGAGTCTAGTTCACATATACTTGGGCTATTGCAAAAGAAGGGAGAGGAGGAGAGACTACTTGACATTGTGGAAATTTTGGATGAGGACATGAACAATCGTGAAGAAGTGGAGAGGATGATAAAGATTGCAGCATGGTGTTTGCAGGATGATCACACAAGAAGGCCTCCCATGTCAGTAGTTGTGAAGGTTTTGGAGGGTGTTATGGAGGTGGACTCAAACATCATCTACAAGTTTGTCCATGCAATGGGCCCTCCTGCTGTAGTCAATGATCGGGTTTCTACTGCAGTAGAAGCATCTGTTCTTTCTAATCCAAGATGATCAAGACTTCTTGggataaaaaggaaagaaaggtcTGTAATGTACTACCGCAGCAttgaattttgtgaaaaaaccaAATTGGTATGTAATTTTCAAGCACCTGAGCCTTGTTTTAG comes from the Vitis vinifera cultivar Pinot Noir 40024 chromosome 12, ASM3070453v1 genome and includes:
- the LOC100267773 gene encoding G-type lectin S-receptor-like serine/threonine-protein kinase At5g24080 produces the protein MASCIILFLIIFSLCFAKTCVAATANSSSIRASYIYYLDSGLPSTWYNNNSVIMDGWQMRVLLVYPKDPRFYCGFFCTGTCESYFFSVVRVVGGNASLIWSANGRRPVQKNAVVQLTNGGLSLRDSNGTKVWSSNTTGNSIVGMNLTEAGKLVLFNNEGTGLWQSTIQNQTNTTSTNTTSQNDYCSSGDGLCSEGLCSCPVGVDGIEYFKQNQSQFAEVGCSRINPLSCNSPLGQQQLVEVRNFTYLSINETTEAFPNIKDMEGCKQTCLQNCSCGGAFFRYDSDASDGYCFMPSRILVIREGQTANYTFTSTSFIKVQIPSLAPSPFPTEPEIVPPPRPKGNNFAAIAAGSGAGAFLLVCFLIFILSMKLRKSKEEEEEGGDAYTNQVQVPGMPVRFSYEDLRRATEEFKERLGRGGFGSVFKGMLPDGTKIAVKRLDKMGPGMREFLAEVETIGSIHHFNLVRLIGFCAEKSKRLLVYEYMSNGSLDNWIFYGSQGPCLDWQTRKKIILDIAKGLAYLHEDCRQTIVHLDIKPQNILLDENFNAKVSDFGLSKLIDKDESQVLITMRGTPGYLAPEWRESRITVKVDIYSFGIVLLEIVTGRRNFDRTRAESSSHILGLLQKKGEEERLLDIVEILDEDMNNREEVERMIKIAAWCLQDDHTRRPPMSVVVKVLEGVMEVDSNIIYKFVHAMGPPAVVNDRVSTAVEASVLSNPR